In Gambusia affinis linkage group LG06, SWU_Gaff_1.0, whole genome shotgun sequence, one DNA window encodes the following:
- the LOC122833035 gene encoding uncharacterized protein LOC122833035 produces the protein MEFYVTLLLAGLIGLLWFVSVRNNKKYRLPPGPNPLPLIGNLLQINKNAPFKSFLEFSKTYGPVMTFNLGWQRVVVLVGYDAVKEALVDQADDFTGRAPLAFLYKVTRGYGIGISNGNRWRQLRRFTLSTLRDFGMGRKGMEEWIQEESKHLRAHIRSFKGKPFDPTILLSRTVSNIVCCLVFGQRFSYEDKQFLKLLSVISSVVRFNSSPLGMMYNIFPWAMEQLPGQHHTIFTKIEEIRDFVEMKIQEHRQTVDPSSPRDFIDCFLIRAHQEKENPSTEFLYDNLFATVLNLFIAGTETTSSTIRYALSVLIKHKNIQEKMQEEIDSVIGRERCPNMEDRKSLPFSDAVIHEIQRFLDIAPFSLPHFALEDISFRGYTIPEGTSIIPLLHSVLKDEKQWATPYSFNPQHFLDQNGNFKKNPAFLPFSAGKRACVGESLARMELFIFIVTLLQEFTFTCPEGPDSIDLNPEYSSFANLPPSHKIIATPRKQKHPSERGRVQSFGGFCVMEVSATFLLSVLILALLWFFSGKNTQKYRLPPGPSPLPLIGNLLQMKKTAPFKSFLEFSKTYGPVITVHLGWQRVVVLVGYDAVKEALVDQADDFTGRAPVPFLHRATRGYGIGISNGERWRQLRRFTLSTLRDFGMGRKGMEEWIQEESKHLRARMRTYTGECFDPTILLSRTVSNVVCCLVFGRRFSYEDKQFVNLLAVITMIARFNSSTKGVMYNIFPWLMERLPGKQHAVFAKIEEIRDFVQTKIQEHGDTLDPSSPRDFIDCFLIRGHEQKENPSTEFHYDNLVATVMNLFLAGTETTSSTIRHALSVLIKHRNIQEKMQEEIDSVIGRERCPNMEDRKSLPFSDAVIHEIQRFLDVVPFSIPHYALQDVSFRGYTIPKDTVIVPLLHSVLKEENQWATPHSFNPQHFLDQSGNFKKNPAFLPFSAGKRACVGESLARMELFIFIVTLLQDFTFTCPEGPDSIDLNPEYSSFANLPRSHKIIATPR, from the exons ATGGAGTTTTATGTAACTCTGCTGCTGGCAGGGCTGATCGGTCTGCTTTGGTTCGTCTCTGTTAGAAACAACAAGAAGTACCGTCTGCCCCCAGGGCCCAATCCGCTGCCGCTCATCGGAAACCTGCTGCAAATAAACAAGAATGCACCTTTTAAAAGCTTCCTGGAG ttCAGTAAAACCTACGGTCCTGTGATGACCTTTAACCTGGGCTGGCAGCGGGTCGTTGTTCTGGTCGGATACGACGCGGTGAAGGAAGCTTTGGTGGACCAAGCAGACGACTTCACAGGCAGAGCGCCGCTGGCATTTTTGTACAAAGTCACCAGAGGATACG GTATTGGGATCAGCAATGGGAACCGCTGGCGTCAGCTGCGGCGCTTCACTCTGTCGACTCTACGAGACTTTGGGATGGGAAGGAAAGGGATGGAGGAGTGGATCCAGGAGGAGAGCAAACACCTGAGGGCTCACATCCGCAGTTTCAAAG GCAAACCTTTTGACCCCACAATCCTTCTGAGCCGCACCGTGTCAAACATAGTCTGCTGCCTGGTGTTCGGCCAGCGCTTCAGCTACGAAGACAAGCAGTTTCTGAAGCTGCTCAGCGTCATTTCCAGCGTGGTCAGGTTCAACAGCAGCCCTTTGGGTATG ATGTACAACATCTTTCCGTGGGCCATGGAGCAGCTTCCTGGCCAGCATCACACCATCTTCACCAAGATCGAAGAGATCCGAGACTTTGTGGAGATGAAGATCCAGGAGCACAGACAGACGGTGGATCCCAGCTCACCGAGAGATTTCATCGACTGCTTCCTCATCCGAGCTCATCAG gaaaaagaaaatccgtCCACTGAGTTCCTCTATGACAACTTGTTTGCTACGGTGCTTAATTTGTTCATAGCAGGAACAGAAACCACCAGCTCCACCATCAGATACGCTCTCAGTGTGCTGATCAAACACAAGAACATTCAGG AAAAAATGCAGGAGGAGATTGACTCTGTGATTGGACGGGAGCGATGCCCCAACATGGAGGATCGGAAATCCCTGCCGTTCTCGGACGCCGTCATCCATGAAATTCAGCGTTTTCTGGACATCGCCCCCTTCAGTCTCCCTCACTTCGCTCTGGAAGACATCTCATTCAGGGGTTACACGATTCCTGAG GGAACGTCGATTATACCGCTGCTGCACTCTGTTCTTAAAGACGAGAAGCAATGGGCGACTCCATATTCCTTCAACCCGCAGCACTTTCTAGACCAGAATGGCAACTTTAAGAAAAACCCAGCATTCCTCCCTTTTTCTGCAG GGAAAAGAGCCTGTGTGGGCGAGTCTCTGGCTCGTATGGAGCTTTTTATCTTCATAGTGACTCTCCTGCAGGAGTTCACCTTTACCTGCCCTGAAGGTCCCGACAGCATTGACCTCAATCCAGAGTACAGCAGCTTTGCCAACCTGCCTCCTTCTCACAAAATCATTGCGACGCCGCGA aaacaaaaacacccgtCAGAGAGAGGCAGGGTTCAGAGTTTTGGAGGTTTCTGCGTCATGGAGGTTTCTGCAACATTTCTCCTGTCGGTGCTGATCCTGGCTCTCCTCTGGTTCTTTTCTGGTAAAAACACCCAGAAGTACCGTTTGCCTCCTGGACCCAGTCCGCTGCCTCTCATAGGAAATCTGCTGCAAATGAAAAAGACAGCGCCGTTTAAAAGCTTCCTGGAG ttcagTAAAACCTACGGTCCTGTGATCACCGTCCACCTGGGCTGGCAGCGGGTCGTTGTTCTGGTCGGATACGACGCGGTGAAGGAAGCATTGGTGGACCAAGCAGACGACTTCACAGGCAGAGCGCCGGTGCCGTTTCTGCACAGAGCCACCAGAGGATACG GAATTGGCATCAGTAACGGTGAGCGCTGGCGTCAGCTGCGGCGCTTCACTCTGTCGACTCTACGAGACTTTGGGATGGGAAGGAAAGGGATGGAGGAGTGGATCCAGGAGGAGAGCAAACACCTGAGGGCTCGCATGCGCACCTATACAG GTGAATGTTTTGACCCAACCATCTTGCTGAGCCGCACCGTGTCCAACGTGGTCTGCTGCCTGGTGTTTGGACGGCGCTTCAGCTACGAAGACAAGCAGTTTGTGAATCTACTGGCTGTCATAACTATGATCGCCAGGTTCAATAGCAGCACTAAGGGCGTG ATGTACAACATCTTCCCGTGGCTCATGGAGCGACTTCCTGGCAAGCAGCACGCCGTTTTCGCAAAGATCGAGGAGATCCGAGACTTTGTCCAGACGAAGATCCAGGAACACGGAGACACACTGGATCCCAGCTCTCCCAGAGACTTCATCGACTGCTTCCTCATCCGAGGTCATGAG caaaaagaaaaccccTCCACTGAGTTTCACTACGACAACTTGGTGGCTACCGTGATGAATTTGTTCCTGGCGGGAACGGAAACCACCAGCTCCACCATCAGACACGCTCTGAGTGTGCTGATCAAACACAGGAACATTCAGG AAAAAATGCAGGAGGAGATCGACTCTGTGATTGGACGGGAGCGATGCCCCAACATGGAGGACCGGAAATCCCTGCCGTTCTCGGACGCCGTCATCCATGAAATTCAGCGTTTTCTGGACGTCGTCCCCTTCAGCATCCCTCACTACGCGCTGCAGGACGTCTCGTTCAGGGGTTACACCATCCCAAAG GACACTGTGATCGTACCGCTGCTGCACTCTGTGCTCAAAGAGGAGAACCAATGGGCGACTCCGCATTCCTTCAACCCGCAGCACTTTCTGGACCAGAGTggaaactttaagaaaaacccAGCGTTCCTCCCTTTTTCTGCAG GGAAAAGAGCCTGTGTGGGCGAGTCTCTGGCTCGTATGGAGCTTTTTATCTTCATAGTGACTCTCCTGCAGGACTTCACCTTTACCTGCCCTGAAGGTCCCGACAGCATTGACCTCAATCCAGAGTACAGCAGCTTTGCCAACCTGCCTCGTTCTCACAAAATCATTGCGACGCCGCGATGA
- the si:ch1073-83n3.2 gene encoding uncharacterized protein si:ch1073-83n3.2: MSTAGVHRGFLRKYGGFMFKQWKEKYLVLTMEGSLLVCRDAESPPDQVVALQSNCESIAEGREILDLPRLPPGGRRDCCFALILPQNKFLLLLSDNPDDCILWLKLIRKVREVSQLIRPFRDRQQAPRPRQPLRSNSVAPPHRVSDCLRHGNSSDAKAVRAVCLLMGGAAASSALGYLSSCSPSSPLASRAPDVAPGSGAFSDLPAGGSFHACSQDVDSPHFNTFDFEGDSDFDAFDCGGFAF, from the exons ATGAGCACAGCGGGCGTTCACCGAGGATTCCTCCGGAAATATG GAGGCTTCATGTTCAAGCAGTGGAAGGAGAAGTACCTTGTGCTCACCATGGAGGGGAGCCTGCTGGTGTGCCGGGACGCCGAGTCTCCACCCGACCAGGTGGTGGCGCTACAGTCCAACTGTGAGTCGATCGCGGAGGGACGGGAAATCCTGGACCTGCCCAGGCTGCCCCCGGGGGGCAGAAGGGACTGCTGCTTTGCCCTCATCCTGCCCCAGAACAAGTTCCTGCTGCTTCTGTCGGACAACCCCGACGACTGCAT TCTTTGGCTGAAGCTAATCAGGAAAGTGAGAGAGGTCAGTCagt TGATAAGGCCGTTCAGAGACAGACAGCAAG CACCCAGACCGAGGCAGCCTCTGCGGAGCAACTCCGTCGCCCCGCCTCATCGCGTGTCTGACTGCCttcgccatggcaacagcagcGATGCGAAGGCAGTGCGGGCGGTGTGTCTGCTGATGGGCGGGGCGGCGGCCTCCTCCGCGTTGGGCTACCTCAGCTCCTGCTCCCCGTCCTCGCCGCTGGCCAGCAGGGCCCCGGACGTGGCCCCAGGCTCCGGGGCCTTCTCCGATCTCCCCGCCGGCGGCTCCTTCCACGCCTGCAGCCAGGACGTCGACTCCCCGCATTTCAACACCTTCGACTTTGAAGGAGACTCCGACTTTGACGCATTTGACTGCGGAGGATTTGCCTTTTAA